Below is a window of Desmonostoc muscorum LEGE 12446 DNA.
GCAAGCAAAGAACCCATGAATAAGGCATCATACCTGAACCCACGACTGAACCATCGTGAGATGCAACCAGCGAAAAGGACTGAAAACGCTGGAGCCAAAAGGCAAAGGATAAAAGGTAGGCAATCGAGTACTGACCTACAACCTCTCTAAACAAACCCGGTGGAAAGTGGAATTCTAAAGGTTCATAGCATGGTCATTCGGAACGAAGTAACCCGCCGTATGCTCTTTTGGGGGTCGATACCAGAAGTAGGTGCTAACCGGATGCTACGGCTGGGTGGGATTGAGTCAAAAGCGAATGACGCGGTTGTAATGACCCGTATATGCTGACGGACTCACGGTAATAAGGAAGGAATAGTCTCAAGTAGCAGTAAATATGTCTAAAACGAGTGTCAAAACTACGGTGGAATGGAACAAGGTGAACTGGCGTAAGCTGGAACGCCGAGTTTATAAGCTGCAAAAACGAATATTCCAAGCCTCTAGTCGTGGTGATACGAAGGCAGTTCGCAGACTCCAGAAAACGTTGATGAGGTCTTGGTCTGGAAAAATGCTGGCGGTACGTCGCGTAACACAAGATAACCAGGGCAAAAAAACAGCCGGAGTAGATGGGGTTAAAGCGTTAACCTCATTACAAAGGTTAGCCCTGGTAGAAAATCTTGAACCAAAAAGCAAGTCCAAACCCACAAGACGGGTATGGATACCTAAGCCAGGAACGGAAGAAAAACGTCCACTAGGCATTCCCACGATGTACGACAGAGCCACTCAGGCGTTAGTAAAATTAGCGCTTGAACCGGAATGGGAAGCACGATTTGAACCCAATTCCTATGGCTTCCGACCAGGACGTTCCTGCCATGATGCAATTGAAGCAATATTTAAGGCAATCAAGTGTAAAGCCAAATATGTGCTAGATGCTGACATTGCTAAATGCGTGCGCCGTGACAGTTAACGCGGTATCCCCAACCAAGTTGGGAGAGACTAAGAAGAACGTCTCTAAGTCGACCAACTTACCTGGAGTTGAAAGACAAAAGGGACAACAGCATGTTGGTAAAGCCGGAAATAGAGAGAAGGCGTTAAAACTAGAGTCCGGCAAGACTTGTGTGACATGGTGAAGCTTAAACTACCTGAAGCCCAATTCTGACGGTATACGCGATTGCCTATTCCTACAACGCCTAAAAAGGAATAATCGTTTGTGTGTAGTTTTAAACATTTGAACCACACAACTTCTTCAAACGAAGTCAGCCAGCGATGAGATGGCTTAACGAATGAATGGGACACCTAAATCACACTGTTACGTACTGAGTTAATAAAGCGCGGGATGACC
It encodes the following:
- a CDS encoding reverse transcriptase N-terminal domain-containing protein gives rise to the protein MSKTSVKTTVEWNKVNWRKLERRVYKLQKRIFQASSRGDTKAVRRLQKTLMRSWSGKMLAVRRVTQDNQGKKTAGVDGVKALTSLQRLALVENLEPKSKSKPTRRVWIPKPGTEEKRPLGIPTMYDRATQALVKLALEPEWEARFEPNSYGFRPGRSCHDAIEAIFKAIKCKAKYVLDADIAKCVRRDS